From Oligoflexia bacterium, a single genomic window includes:
- a CDS encoding EI24 domain-containing protein has translation MTRIQAIISQFVAGIRSPWNGANFILKSPPTKKIIAIPFVIIVSLFFICLYLSYSYLPPVIAESLLPIENWFINNWPAALSFKFFSYIGGFLLASLKFILYLVLFSLNLVFAWLIGNILCSFFWEILAEKMLSQSQHFNVSMPLKVTVKNVVTSMLRELFKELLLLTIVAITWLMTFLPILGQSVFIVLLPLLSSVILGYANIDYAFSVLGLPIKDRFAWAKQNIPFLLGAGIYGLIFPVVYFLYPSFIVGGLLVHADHILLQLQDTQIIKTKA, from the coding sequence ATGACACGCATTCAAGCCATCATAAGCCAATTTGTTGCTGGAATAAGATCTCCATGGAATGGCGCTAACTTTATTTTAAAATCCCCACCTACAAAAAAGATCATTGCCATCCCATTTGTTATTATTGTATCTCTATTTTTTATATGCCTCTATTTGTCCTACAGCTACTTACCACCAGTTATTGCTGAGAGTCTACTTCCAATTGAAAATTGGTTCATTAACAATTGGCCAGCGGCTTTAAGTTTTAAGTTTTTTAGTTATATCGGCGGTTTTTTATTGGCTAGCCTTAAGTTTATCCTTTATTTGGTTTTATTTTCACTCAACCTGGTATTTGCCTGGTTAATTGGCAATATTCTTTGTTCGTTTTTCTGGGAGATCTTAGCAGAAAAAATGCTGTCTCAATCTCAACACTTTAACGTAAGCATGCCTCTTAAAGTTACTGTAAAAAACGTTGTCACCTCTATGTTAAGAGAACTATTTAAAGAGCTGTTATTACTCACCATTGTTGCCATTACTTGGCTGATGACCTTTTTGCCTATTTTAGGACAAAGTGTTTTTATTGTTTTACTCCCCCTTTTAAGCAGTGTCATTCTTGGTTACGCCAACATTGACTATGCTTTTTCAGTTTTAGGACTTCCTATTAAAGATAGATTTGCTTGGGCCAAACAAAATATTCCGTTTTTACTGGGTGCCGGTATTTACGGTTTAATTTTCCCAGTTGTCTATTTTTTGTACCCTTCTTTCATTGTTGGAGGGCTTTTGGTCCATGCTGATCATATACTATTACAACTACAAGATACTCAAATCATTAAAACAAAGGCTTAA
- the aceE gene encoding pyruvate dehydrogenase (acetyl-transferring), homodimeric type → MKNPYLNNDSDDLALDKQEWRQSLDAISKILGPEKAKEVVKDLLDHAAKIKVSPDNIAQTPYINTIHATNEKSYPGDLALEEKILKLIRWNAMVMVVRANRLDSSIGGHIATYASSAHLYETGFHHFFRGKSANENSDQIYIQGHASPGIYARSYLEGRFNEQQLINFRRELQTGGGLSSYPHPRSMPDYWEFPTVSMGLGPITAIYQARMAQYLTHRGLKPENTSQVWAFLGDGEMDEPESLGAIHIAQKEKLHNLNFVINCNLQRLDGPVRGNGKVIQDLEGQFRGAGWNVIKVLWSSDWDSIFAQDTQGLLEQKLTGLLDGNMQKLATLDGAQKRQYLCQDNPDLLKLFAHLSDDQMYALKRGGHDPIKVYNAYAQAQAATNAPTVILAQTIKGYGLGPSGHAANATHQKKKLSDAEVLEFRDRFEIPVSDQDAKDLNFYRPDEKSPEMQYLLEKRKNLGGFLPSRNTAKVAVSKSGSLPDKKVYQEFYDGTKDREVSTTMAFVKLLTNLIKDKTIGKQVIPIVPDEARTFGMESMFSQIGIYSPHGQNYEPVDKKSLLYYKESKTGQLLEEGITEAGSMASFIAAGNAAQNHGVACIPFFIYYSMFGMQRIGDLVWAAADQNTKGFMMGGTAGRTTLAGEGLQHQDGHSILLAYPVPNLKVYDPAFAYETAIIVEDGLQRMYENNEDIFYYITLENENYAMPPMPKGVKEGILKGMYRYSPSKIDAQKPIVHLMGSGSILNETLKAQNILEEKYKVATEVWSVTSYKELYTDAVACEEWNTFNPNKPKKQAFVTAQFKDQQGICVAASDYVKALPHSISNWLPLPLTALGTDGFGLSENREYLRKHFKVDAQSIVYASLSSLSSKGLFDQKKLEQL, encoded by the coding sequence ATGAAAAATCCATATTTAAACAATGATTCAGATGACTTGGCTTTGGATAAACAAGAATGGCGTCAGTCTTTGGATGCTATTTCTAAAATCTTAGGACCTGAAAAAGCCAAAGAAGTGGTTAAGGATCTTTTGGATCATGCCGCAAAAATCAAGGTTTCTCCAGATAACATAGCACAAACACCGTATATCAATACAATTCATGCCACAAATGAGAAGTCCTACCCTGGTGACTTAGCGCTAGAAGAAAAAATTTTAAAACTGATTCGTTGGAATGCCATGGTGATGGTGGTTAGAGCCAACCGCTTAGACTCAAGCATAGGTGGCCATATTGCAACCTACGCTTCATCTGCACATTTATATGAAACAGGTTTTCACCACTTTTTTAGAGGTAAAAGTGCAAATGAAAACAGTGATCAAATCTACATTCAAGGGCATGCTTCTCCAGGTATATATGCCCGCAGCTACCTTGAAGGTCGTTTCAATGAACAACAGCTCATTAACTTTAGACGTGAACTGCAAACAGGTGGAGGTTTGTCTTCCTATCCTCATCCAAGATCTATGCCTGATTATTGGGAATTTCCCACGGTATCTATGGGTTTAGGACCTATTACTGCGATATATCAAGCCAGGATGGCCCAATACCTGACCCACCGCGGTTTAAAACCTGAAAACACCAGTCAAGTCTGGGCCTTTTTGGGAGATGGCGAAATGGATGAGCCAGAAAGCTTAGGCGCTATTCATATTGCCCAAAAAGAGAAACTGCATAACCTTAACTTTGTCATCAACTGTAATTTACAACGTTTAGATGGGCCGGTAAGAGGCAATGGTAAAGTCATCCAAGACCTTGAAGGCCAATTTAGAGGTGCTGGCTGGAATGTCATTAAGGTTTTATGGTCTTCAGATTGGGATAGTATTTTTGCTCAAGACACTCAAGGCTTGTTAGAACAAAAACTTACTGGCTTGCTCGATGGTAACATGCAAAAACTTGCCACTTTAGACGGTGCCCAAAAACGCCAATATTTATGTCAAGACAATCCAGATCTGCTTAAACTCTTTGCTCATTTAAGCGATGACCAAATGTATGCTCTTAAACGTGGTGGTCATGACCCTATTAAGGTTTACAATGCCTATGCCCAAGCGCAAGCAGCCACCAATGCACCTACCGTTATTCTTGCACAAACCATTAAAGGTTATGGCCTTGGTCCCTCTGGGCATGCCGCCAATGCCACCCACCAAAAGAAAAAATTAAGTGACGCAGAAGTTTTAGAGTTTAGAGATCGTTTTGAAATTCCAGTGTCGGATCAAGATGCCAAAGACTTAAACTTTTATCGCCCTGATGAAAAAAGTCCAGAGATGCAATACTTGCTTGAAAAACGCAAGAATTTAGGGGGCTTTTTACCTAGCCGCAATACCGCCAAAGTTGCTGTGTCAAAGTCTGGTTCCTTACCAGATAAAAAAGTCTATCAAGAGTTTTATGATGGTACTAAGGATCGTGAAGTATCGACCACCATGGCTTTTGTTAAACTACTAACCAATCTGATTAAAGATAAAACCATTGGTAAACAAGTGATCCCTATTGTCCCTGATGAAGCCAGAACCTTTGGAATGGAATCCATGTTTAGCCAAATTGGTATTTACTCACCGCATGGACAAAACTACGAGCCCGTCGATAAAAAAAGTTTATTGTACTACAAAGAATCTAAAACTGGCCAACTGCTTGAAGAAGGCATTACAGAAGCTGGCTCTATGGCTTCCTTCATAGCTGCTGGTAACGCCGCCCAAAATCATGGTGTAGCTTGTATTCCATTTTTTATTTACTATTCAATGTTTGGTATGCAACGCATTGGTGACTTGGTCTGGGCTGCTGCTGATCAAAATACAAAAGGTTTTATGATGGGTGGAACCGCCGGTCGTACAACTTTGGCTGGAGAAGGTTTACAGCACCAAGATGGGCATAGTATCCTTTTGGCTTATCCTGTACCTAACCTAAAAGTCTATGACCCAGCCTTTGCTTACGAAACAGCCATCATCGTTGAAGACGGCTTACAACGCATGTACGAAAATAATGAAGATATTTTTTACTACATCACTTTAGAAAATGAAAATTATGCCATGCCCCCCATGCCAAAAGGAGTTAAAGAAGGCATCTTAAAGGGCATGTATAGATACAGTCCTTCAAAAATTGATGCTCAAAAACCTATTGTGCATCTGATGGGCAGTGGCTCAATTTTAAACGAAACCCTTAAAGCCCAAAACATTCTTGAAGAAAAGTACAAAGTTGCTACTGAAGTTTGGAGTGTGACCAGTTACAAAGAACTGTACACCGATGCCGTTGCTTGTGAAGAGTGGAATACTTTTAACCCTAACAAACCCAAAAAACAGGCCTTTGTCACCGCACAATTTAAAGACCAACAAGGCATCTGTGTGGCTGCGTCTGATTATGTCAAAGCTCTCCCACACAGCATTTCCAATTGGTTGCCTTTACCCTTAACGGCTTTGGGAACCGATGGTTTTGGCTTGAGCGAAAACCGAGAATACTTAAGAAAGCATTTTAAAGTGGATGCCCAGTCTATTGTATACGCCAGTCTTTCAAGCTTAAGCAGCAAAGGTTTGTTTGATCAGAAAAAGTTAGAGCAACTTTGA
- the acnA gene encoding aconitate hydratase AcnA, with protein sequence MNSFNTLSSFKHNDKEYFYHDLTKLKEHGFNIDKLPFAMKIVLENLLRYEDGIGVKKSDIEHVAQWDAKNNPDKEIAFMPARVLLQDFTGVPAVVDLAAMRDAIVKMGGDANKINPLQPAELVIDHSVQVDHFGSSDALDLNTKIEYARNNERYEFLKWGQNAFENFKVVPPSTGIVHQVNLEYLARVVMTRKIDGKTYAFPDTLVGTDSHTTMINGLGILGWGVGGIEAEAAMLGQATTMLIPDVVGFKLSGSLKNHVNATDLVLTITQKLREKGVVGKFVEFYGPGLKSLTLADRATVANMAPEYGATCGIFPVDQKTLDYLQLTGRSADQIELAKTYMQQQEMFFTDTSSEAIYTDTLELNLNDVEPSLAGPKRPQDRVALSQLAANFKETLGRPIKEQSIENSTEKLKDGSVVIAAITSCTNTSNPSVMLAAGLVAQKARKLGLKTKPWVKTSLAPGSKVVVDYLEKADLLRPLEELKFHVVGFGCTTCIGNSGPLPKEVADAIDNGDIVAASVLSGNRNFEGRVSPKTKVNYLASPPLVVAYALAGRVDIDLENEPLGHDQEGNAVYFKELWPEREEIERLVHESVNSEMFKTRYETVLDGDKAWQAIESSTGKTYDWKADSTYIQNPPFFENMSQEIQGIKDIENARVLAYLGDSVTTDHISPAGSIALESPAADYLRKHGIEPKQFNSYGSRRGNHEVMMRGTFANIRLKNKLLHNVEGAYTNYLPDNQQMSIFDASMKYQSNNTPLIIIAGKEYGTGSSRDWAAKGPKLLGINAVIAQSYERIHRSNLVGMGILPLQFKAGENAESLGLDGSEFFNIQGIAEGVADEFKNKKQLTVTAKKSNGESISFEVSVRIDTPNEAHYFENGGILQYVLRKLAKS encoded by the coding sequence ATGAATTCATTTAACACCTTATCCAGCTTTAAACACAACGACAAAGAATACTTTTATCATGATTTAACAAAACTTAAAGAGCATGGCTTTAACATTGATAAACTGCCGTTTGCCATGAAAATTGTTCTTGAAAACTTACTGCGCTACGAAGACGGCATTGGCGTTAAAAAATCAGATATAGAACATGTTGCCCAATGGGATGCTAAAAATAACCCTGACAAAGAAATTGCCTTCATGCCGGCGCGAGTTCTTTTACAAGACTTTACAGGTGTGCCTGCAGTGGTTGACTTGGCTGCCATGCGGGATGCCATTGTAAAAATGGGTGGTGACGCCAATAAAATTAACCCTTTGCAACCAGCTGAATTGGTGATTGACCACTCTGTGCAAGTGGATCACTTTGGAAGCTCAGACGCTTTAGATTTAAACACCAAAATTGAATACGCCCGCAACAATGAACGTTACGAATTTTTAAAATGGGGCCAAAATGCCTTTGAAAACTTTAAAGTGGTTCCACCCAGCACAGGGATTGTGCACCAAGTCAATTTGGAATACTTGGCACGCGTGGTGATGACCCGTAAAATAGATGGTAAGACTTACGCTTTTCCAGACACCCTGGTTGGAACAGACTCACACACAACCATGATTAACGGCTTGGGTATCTTGGGCTGGGGAGTTGGTGGTATTGAAGCTGAAGCTGCTATGCTTGGCCAAGCAACAACCATGCTCATACCTGATGTTGTTGGTTTTAAACTCAGTGGTTCTCTAAAAAATCACGTCAACGCCACTGACCTTGTTTTAACCATTACCCAAAAGCTCAGAGAAAAAGGTGTGGTGGGTAAGTTTGTTGAGTTTTATGGTCCCGGTTTAAAATCACTGACTTTAGCTGACAGAGCTACGGTAGCCAACATGGCGCCAGAATATGGTGCAACTTGCGGTATTTTCCCTGTAGACCAAAAAACCTTGGATTATTTACAGCTCACTGGACGTTCTGCTGATCAGATTGAATTGGCTAAAACCTATATGCAACAGCAAGAGATGTTTTTTACCGATACCAGTTCTGAAGCAATTTATACCGATACTTTAGAGTTAAACCTAAATGATGTTGAGCCCAGCTTAGCAGGCCCTAAAAGACCACAAGACAGAGTTGCTTTATCTCAATTGGCGGCCAACTTTAAAGAAACGCTTGGTCGCCCTATCAAAGAACAAAGTATAGAAAATTCAACCGAAAAACTTAAAGATGGCTCTGTTGTGATTGCGGCAATTACCAGTTGTACCAACACTTCAAACCCTTCAGTCATGTTAGCAGCTGGCTTAGTTGCCCAAAAAGCCAGAAAACTTGGGTTAAAGACCAAACCTTGGGTTAAAACCAGTTTGGCACCCGGATCAAAAGTGGTTGTTGATTATTTAGAAAAAGCAGATTTATTAAGACCCTTGGAAGAATTAAAATTTCATGTGGTTGGCTTTGGCTGCACAACCTGTATTGGTAACAGCGGTCCATTGCCTAAAGAAGTTGCCGATGCCATTGATAACGGTGACATAGTTGCTGCCTCTGTTCTGAGTGGTAATAGAAACTTTGAAGGTAGAGTGAGCCCAAAAACCAAAGTTAATTATTTGGCATCACCACCATTGGTCGTTGCTTATGCTCTAGCTGGAAGAGTCGATATTGATTTAGAAAATGAACCTCTAGGCCATGATCAAGAGGGAAATGCAGTTTACTTTAAAGAGCTTTGGCCTGAACGGGAAGAAATTGAACGCCTTGTGCATGAATCTGTTAATTCAGAAATGTTTAAAACCCGTTATGAAACTGTCCTTGATGGTGACAAAGCTTGGCAAGCCATTGAATCAAGTACAGGTAAAACCTATGATTGGAAAGCTGACTCAACTTATATCCAAAACCCCCCATTTTTTGAAAATATGTCTCAAGAAATACAGGGTATAAAAGATATAGAAAATGCTAGAGTTCTGGCTTATTTGGGAGATAGTGTAACCACAGATCATATTTCACCCGCTGGCTCCATTGCTCTTGAAAGCCCTGCCGCTGATTACTTACGTAAACATGGCATTGAACCTAAGCAGTTTAATTCTTATGGTTCAAGAAGGGGTAATCATGAAGTCATGATGCGTGGAACATTTGCCAATATTAGGCTTAAAAACAAATTGTTGCATAATGTAGAAGGAGCTTACACCAACTATTTACCAGATAACCAACAAATGAGCATTTTTGATGCATCCATGAAGTACCAGTCCAACAACACCCCTCTAATCATCATTGCTGGTAAGGAGTATGGGACTGGCTCATCCAGAGATTGGGCAGCAAAAGGTCCAAAACTTTTAGGCATCAATGCCGTCATTGCCCAAAGTTATGAACGTATTCACCGCTCTAATTTAGTTGGCATGGGTATTTTACCTTTGCAGTTTAAAGCAGGTGAAAACGCTGAAAGTTTAGGCTTAGATGGTTCTGAATTTTTTAACATTCAAGGTATCGCAGAAGGAGTTGCTGATGAGTTTAAAAACAAAAAGCAACTCACAGTGACCGCCAAAAAGAGTAATGGAGAAAGCATTAGCTTTGAAGTCAGTGTAAGAATTGATACCCCCAATGAAGCGCACTATTTTGAAAATGGTGGCATCTTACAATATGTTCTAAGAAAGTTGGCAAAAAGTTAG
- a CDS encoding outer membrane beta-barrel protein, whose protein sequence is MKKTLLALALVLATASYANETNTNPLTSNTNATVSGDTQFGIDFAMPYALQVDGNDANQRSNYTLGVDGRYYITDNFNIGGRFSFDVEEQNGTTRQYAFAPGVQYRWYTNEAFNPYVRADVPVTFRGAATSIAGKEDQFDVGVAGGLGIAWNLGESLGIQNMLLRYDFNVQYNFGINDALDVLSVEFFKVGIDYKF, encoded by the coding sequence ATGAAAAAAACATTATTAGCACTTGCTTTGGTTTTAGCTACAGCAAGTTATGCAAATGAAACAAACACCAATCCACTAACCAGCAACACCAATGCAACAGTATCAGGTGATACTCAGTTTGGTATTGACTTTGCTATGCCTTATGCTTTGCAAGTTGACGGCAATGACGCTAACCAAAGATCAAATTATACTTTGGGTGTTGATGGTCGTTACTACATCACTGACAACTTTAACATCGGTGGCCGTTTTAGCTTTGATGTTGAAGAGCAAAATGGCACAACACGCCAATATGCATTTGCACCAGGTGTACAATACAGATGGTACACAAATGAAGCTTTTAACCCTTATGTAAGAGCTGATGTTCCTGTAACTTTTCGTGGTGCAGCCACAAGCATTGCTGGTAAAGAAGACCAATTTGATGTTGGTGTTGCAGGCGGTTTAGGTATAGCTTGGAACCTAGGTGAGTCTTTGGGCATCCAAAACATGCTTCTTCGTTATGACTTTAACGTACAATACAACTTTGGTATCAACGATGCTTTAGACGTATTAAGCGTTGAGTTCTTTAAAGTTGGTATTGATTACAAATTTTAA